The following are encoded together in the Ovis canadensis isolate MfBH-ARS-UI-01 breed Bighorn chromosome 2, ARS-UI_OviCan_v2, whole genome shotgun sequence genome:
- the ACTL7B gene encoding actin-like protein 7B — protein MATRNSASPKPMGTAQGDPGEAGTLPGPDAGILDTSSATPLKMKPKKVRKIKALIIDLGSQYCKCGYAGEPRPTYFISSTVGKRYSEAADSGDTRKDTYVGHELLNMEAPLKLINPLKYGIVVDWDCIQSIWEYIFHTAMKILPEEHAVLVSDTPLSPTSNREKYAELLFETFGIPAMHVTSQSLLSIYSYGKTSGLVVESGHGVSHVVPISEGDVLPGLSSRADYAGSDLTNYLLQLLNEAGHKFTDDHLHIIEHIKKKCCYSALKPEEELGLCLEDLRVDYELPDGKLITIGQERFQCAEMLFKPTLVGSNQPGLPALTAACLNRCQEAGFKEEMAANVLLCGGCTMLDGFPERFQRELSLLCPGDSPAVAAAPERKTSVWTGGSILASLQAFQQLWVSKEEFEERGSAAIYSKC, from the coding sequence ATGGCGACAAGGAACAGCGCTAGCCCCAAGCCGATGGGCACGGCCCAGGGGGACCCAGGAGAGGCAGGCACACTGCCAGGTCCTGATGCTGGCATCCTGGACACAAGTTCGGCCACTCCGCTGAAGATGAAGCCCAAGAAGGTGCGCAAGATCAAGGCGCTCATCATTGACCTGGGCTCCCAGTACTGTAAGTGTGGCTACGCAGGTGAACCGAGGCCCACCTACTTCATCTCCTCCACGGTGGGCAAGCGCTACTCAGAGGCGGCCGATTCCGGTGACACCCGCAAGGATACCTACGTGGGCCATGAGCTGCTCAACATGGAGGCGCCTCTGAAGCTGATCAACCCGCTCAAATATGGCATCGTGGTGGACTGGGACTGCATCCAGAGCATCTGGGAGTACATCTTCCACACGGCCATGAAGATCCTCCCCGAGGAGCACGCTGTGCTGGTCTCTGACACCCCGCTCAGCCCCACGAGCAACCGGGAGAAGTATGCAGAGCTGCTGTTCGAGACCTTCGGCATCCCTGCCATGCACGTGACGTCCCAGTCACTGCTGTCCATCTACTCCTATGGCAAGACCTCTGGGCTGGTGGTGGAGAGTGGGCATGGTGTCTCACATGTGGTGCCCATCTCTGAGGGCGACGTGCTGCCCGGCCTGAGCAGTCGAGCTGATTACGCGGGCAGCGACCTCACCAACTACCTGCTGCAGCTGCTCAACGAGGCCGGCCACAAGTTCACTGACGACCACCTGCACATCATCGAGCACATCAAGAAGAAGTGCTGCTACTCGGCCCTCAAGCCCGAGGAGGAGCTCGGCCTGTGCCTGGAGGATCTGCGCGTGGACTACGAGCTCCCAGATGGCAAGCTCATCACCATCGGCCAGGAGCGCTTCCAGTGCGCTGAGATGCTCTTCAAGCCCACCCTGGTAGGCAGCAACCAGCCCGGCCTCCCCGCACTCACCGCTGCCTGCCTGAACCGCTGCCAGGAGGCGGGCTTCAAGGAGGAGATGGCTGCCAACGTGCTGCTGTGCGGCGGCTGCACCATGCTGGATGGCTTCCCCGAGCGCTTCCAGAGGGAGCTGAGCCTCCTCTGCCCCGGAGACAGCCCTGCAGTGGCCGCGGCTCCCGAGAGGAAGACCTCCGTGTGGACCGGCGGCTCCATCCTGGCCTCCCTGCAGGCCTTCCAGCAGCTCTGGGTCAGCAAGGAAGAGTTTGAGGAGCGGGGCAGTGCGGCCATCTACAGCAAGTGCTGA
- the ACTL7A gene encoding actin-like protein 7A, with translation MALESMWAPQAAVIGDGPSERVGEQGSPHTQVLQTASLKDGPAKRAVWVRRNHSEPETTTSPEVKKPKLELTKAVVVDLGTGYCKCGFAGLPKPTHRISTTVGKPYMETAKTGDNRKETFVGHELINPEVRLKLVNPLRHGIIVDWDTVQDIWEYLFHQEMKIAPEEHAVLVSDPPLSPHTNREKYAEMLFETFRTPAMHIAYQSRLSMYSYGRTSGLVVEVGHGVSYVVPIYEGYPLPSITGRLDYAGSDLTTYLMGLMNTAGKHFTEGQLDIVEDIKKKCCFVALDPIEEKKVPATQHMIQYTLPDGQAICLCQERFLCSEMFFKPSLIKSMQLGLHTQTVSCLNKCDIALKRDLMGNILLCGGSTMLRGFPNRLQKELSSMCPNDTPQVSVLPERDTAVWTGGSILASLQGFQPLWVHRSEYEEHGPFFLYRRCF, from the coding sequence ATGGCTCTTGAGAGCATGTGGGCACCACAGGCAGCAGTCATAGGGGATGGGCCGTCCGAGAGAGTAGGTGAGCAGGGCTCCCCACACACACAGGTCCTCCAGACCGCCTCCTTGAAGGATGGCCCAGCCAAGCGGGCAGTGTGGGTGCGCCGGAACCATTCAGAGCCAGAAACTACAACATCACCTGAGGTCAAGAAGCCCAAGCTAGAGCTGACCAAAGCCGTGGTCGTGGACCTTGGCACAGGCTACTGTAAATGTGGCTTTGCCGGGCTGCCAAAGCCCACCCACAGGATCTCAACCACAGTGGGCAAACCCTACATGGAGACTGCCAAAACTGGCGACAATCGCAAGGAGACATTCGTGGGGCACGAGCTTATCAACCCAGAGGTTCGTCTCAAGCTGGTTAACCCTCTGCGACACGGCATTATTGTGGACTGGGATACAGTGCAGGATATCTGGGAATATCTCTTCCATCAAGAAATGAAGATTGCCCCAGAGGAGCACGCGGTCTTGGTTTCAGATCCAcccctgagcccacacaccaacAGGGAGAAGTATGCCGAGATGCTGTTTGAGACCTTCAGAACACCCGCGATGCACATCGCCTACCAGTCCCGCCTGTCCATGTACTCCTACGGCAGGACCTCTGGCCTGGTGGTGGAGGTCGGCCACGGCGTGTCCTACGTAGTCCCCATCTACGAGGGCTACCCTCTGCCCAGCATCACCGGACGGCTGGACTATGCGGGCTCTGACCTGACAACCTACTTGATGGGCCTGATGAACACTGCAGGGAAACACTTCACCGAGGGCCAGCTGGACATCGTGGAGGACATCAAGAAGAAATGCTGCTTTGTGGCCCTGGACCCCATTGAAGAGAAGAAAGTCCCAGCTACTCAGCATATGATCCAGTACACCCTGCCAGATGGGCAGGCAATCTGCCTGTGCCAGGAAAGGTTCCTCTGCTCGGAGATGTTCTTTAAGCCTTCTCTGATTAAGTCCATGCAGCTAGGCCTCCACACCCAGACGGTGTCCTGCCTCAACAAGTGTGACATCGCCCTCAAACGAGACCTCATGGGGAACATCCTGCTCTGCGGGGGGAGCACTATGCTCAGAGGGTTCCCTAACCGTCTGCAGAAGGAACTGAGCAGCATGTGTCCCAATGACACCCCCCAGGTAAGCGTGCTGCCTGAGAGAGACACGGCAGTGTGGACTGGGGGCTCCATCCTGGCGTCGCTTCAGGGCTTCCAACCGCTGTGGGTCCACCGCTCTGAGTACGAGGAACATGGACCTTTCTTCCTCTACAGAAGGTGCTTCTGA